A single region of the Metarhizium brunneum chromosome 6, complete sequence genome encodes:
- the SEC10 gene encoding Exocyst complex component SEC10 yields the protein MERSSSGPKSLFPKGPSFTLDNFSNKDFIVRDFVDSLADSAVPANRRSGPAAAAFDPKPLIRTFENALSQLALLGDELQEKESEILSQVRRAEIQHDQTLDTLGRTLDQSMSSFEALDGSLGQNSASNAPEAGGRTDGGGNIAVQIGEKLEELDRKRRRAQDTMFLIQCWTELSESGLLSSLEDIRLHGGSENKIRCAVIARQLMRMSQQLDPLSWTSSNSQRNSSTPSGQNGETKSHNTREILEKFCESLEQDLLEQFNNSYRHQNFDDMMECSKVLHDFNGGASVIAVFVNQHQFFIDRDQLNDEAIADGETWEVLADPDSDPPGVDPGLQSLVDEVKIVMQEESFIIKRAFPYYETVLIKFIQRVFQQSIQQRLEKVLGKAETVSTLAFLRSLHSSRSYISSLVEDLKSHGLTEHPDACSGQIAQTLDQQMDELFIPYLVGSSYIERERKSLEEMYSSLLFKFNMYHSRRKRAPQGFMASLAQQGTQFMATAKDAYLERLESSDLTPTQKRIMLRVAGIKDKENKNEIEVSEEDGALSVSNAKRMLKWLAESVQRTLELGSQAETPRDVNALLQLLLTNMGQLYIQTALEAADGQAALVENSKTEPDLTFLPTIRPAVTISAIMDRFITVVLIRLAESNTTVRKSMEAQRNMAIDAIEKKTNTVMKTSIDVITNYVTKSLSSQKKQDFRPKGAELEFLQTPTCLNICKFLGRSSKEASLAIDGLNAEKYYSELALSIHELLFDHFKKFQVNATGGLMVTQDIAKYVSVMRDWSLSKDVAVMVELLTEIGSLFIVGPEALREKARALAPGQSGGRGKLCKGDFRAFVQKRDDSGSVGIQSILAGL from the exons ATGGAGCGGTCCAGTTCGGGCCCAAAGAGCCTCTTTCCCAAGGGCCCGAGCTTCACCTTGGACAACTTCTCCAACAAGGACTTCATCGTTCGGGACTTTGTCGACAGTCTAGCGGATAGTGCTGTTCCTGCCAATCGCCGCTCAGGACCTGCAGCGGCAGCATTTGACCCTAAGCCGTTAATTCGGACCTTCGAGA ATGCCCTATCGCAACTGGCATTGCTCGGTGATGAGCTCCAAGAGAAGGAGTCCGAAATCCTGTCTCAAGTACGTCGCGCAGAGATACAGCATGACCAGACTCTCGATACCCTCGGTCGCACGCTCGACCAAAGCATGAGCTCATTCGAGGCACTCGATGGATCGTTGGGCCAGAACAGCGCCAGCAATGCTCCGGAAGCCGGCGGCCGGACCGACGGTGGAGGTAACATAGCTGTTCAAATAGGAGAGAAGCTAGAGGAGCTTGATCGCAAACGACGCCGAGCACAAGACACCATGTTCCTGATCCAGTGCTGGACCGAGCTTAGCGAGTCCGGACTGCTATCCTCCTTGGAAGATATTCGACTTCATGGCGGGTCCGAGAATAAAATTAGGTGCGCCGTCATCGCGCGGCAGTTGATGAGAATGAGCCAGCAGCTTGACCCGTTGTCGTGGACTTCTTCCAACAGCCAGCGAAATAGCTCGACGCCGAGTGGCCAGAATGGCGAAACCAAATCACATAATACGCGCGAGATTCTCGAAAAGTTCTGCGAGTCCTTGGAACAGGACCTTTTAGAACAATTTAACAACAGCTACAGACACCAGAACTTTGATGACATGATGGAATGCTCCAAGGTCTTGCATGACTTTAATGGTGGCGCTAGTGTGATTGCCGTCTTCGTCAATCAACATCAGTTCTTTATTGATCGAGACCAGCTGAATGATGAGGCTATTGCCGATGGAGAGACGTGGGAAGTTCTGGCGGACCCTGACTCAGACCCTCCTGGCGTCGATCCGGGGTTGCAGTCTCTCGTCGACGAGGTCAAAATTGTCATGCAGGAAGAAtcattcatcatcaagagAGCATTTCCATACTATGAGACAGTCCTCATCAAGTTCATCCAACGAGTATTTCAGCAGTCCATTCAGCAGAGACTCGAAAAGGTTCTCGGCAAGGCGGAGACCGTGTCCACTCTGGCCTTTTTGAGATCATTACACTCTTCAAGAAGCTACATTAGCTCGTTGGTGGAGGACTTGAAAAGCCATGGTCTCACAGAGCACCCCGACGCATGCTCGGGGCAGATTGCCCAGACGCTGGATCAGCAGATGGATGAGCTATTCATTCCGTACTTGGTGGGAAGCTCTTACATCGAACGAGAGCGAAAGAGCCTCGAGGAAATGTACAGCTCGTTGCTATTCAAATTCAACATGTACCATTCGCGAAGAAAGAGAGCACCGCAGGGTTTCATGGCATCATTAGCGCAGCAAGGCACCCAgttcatggccacggccaaggaCGCCTATCTGGAACGATTAGAATCTTCAGATCTCACACCGACACAGAAGCGAATCATGCTGCGAGTCGCTGGTATTAAGGATAAAGAGAACAAGAATGAAATCGAGGTCTCGGAGGAAGACGGTGCGCTGAGCGTCAGCAATGCGAAGCGTATGCTAAAGTGGCTCGCGGAAAGTGTCCAGCGAACCTTGGAGCTCGGATCCCAAGCCGAAACACCCAGGGATGTCAACGCCCTCCTGCAGCTTTTGCTCACCAACATGGGTCAGCTCTATATCCAGACGGCACTGGAGGCCGCAGACGGGCAAGCTGCCTTGGTGGAAAACTCCAAGACGGAGCCCGACCTGACCTTCTTGCCCACTATCCGTCCAGCAGTCACCATCtccgccatcatggacagGTTCATCACCGTCGTTCTCATCCGCCTAGCCGAGTCCAACACCACGGTAAGGAAGAGCATGGAAGCCCAAcgcaacatggccatcgacgccatcgAGAAGAAAACCAACACCGTCATGAAAACGTCCATCGACGTCATCACCAACTATGTCACCAAATCGCTCAGCtcccagaagaagcaagacTTTCGCCCCAAAGGCGCCGAGCTCGAATTTCTCCAAACGCCTACGTGTCTCAACATTTGCAAATTCCTCGGCCGCTCCTCCAAAGAAGCCAGCCTCGCTATTGACGGGCTCAACGCCGAAAAGTACTATAGCGAGCTCGCGCTCTCGATTCACGAACTCCTCTTTGACCATTTCAAGAAGTTCCAGGTCAATGCTACGGGGGGGCTGATGGTCACGCAGGACATTGCAAAGTACGTCTCCGTGATGCGGGACTGGTCCCTTTCCAAGGATGTTGCGGTCATGGTTGAGCTTCTTACGGAGATTGGGTCACTCTTCATCGTGGGTCCGGAAGCATTGAGGGAGAAGGCGAGGGCGCTGGCGCCGGGCCAGAGCGGCGGGAGGGGGAAGCTGTGCAAGGGCGACTTCAGGGCATTTGTGCAGAAAAGGGACGACTCGGGGTCGGTTGGGATACAGAGCATATTAGCAGGGCTATGA
- the Dus4l gene encoding tRNA-dihydrouridine(20a/20b) synthase [NAD(P)+]-like encodes MAVTGDSLSPGPTPHPLKIFDAARKQDKFIYACAPMVRYSKLAFRQTVHQYGTDLCWTPMILAKEFNRSEFARDSDLTISTTAAQPPTILQFGANTPLELARASSLAAPFVSGVDLNCGCPQSWACAETLGAALMDQRALVRDMVTETRQRLRQDGWAVAKESDMESARGRSVSVKIRVHDDLRKTVDFLDAVIGHPQFRNVDWVTIHPRTRHTPSTTPIFAEALEMLTQRYAATLPLLLSGDVFDLSALPIRSTRPPDPDPSTPRPSTTHLSGFMSARGLLANPALFAGHAACPWEAVETLMCRVARAPLPFKLALHHVQEMTAPGMGPDKRALLNKRERAELNACGSMLDLVDFLDAKVEEHTGRKGMRRDL; translated from the exons atggccgtcacAGGGGACTCACTGTCCCCTGGCCCAACGCCGCA TCCTCTCAAAATATTCGACGCAGCAAGGAAACAAGACAAATTCATCTATGCCTGTGCGCCAATGGTGCGCTACAGCAAG CTCGCCTTCAGACAAACGGTTCACCAATACGGCACGGATCTCTGCTGGACGCCCATGATTCTGGCCAAGGAATTCAACCGCAGTGAATTTGCTCGCGACAGCG ACCTCACGATATCgaccacggcggcgcaaCCGCCCACGATTCTCCAATTCGGCGCCAACACCCCCCTCGAGCTGGCACGCGCATCGTCGCTCGCCGCGCCATTCGTGTCGGGCGTCGACCTCAACTGCGGATGCCCGCAGTCATGGGCGTGCGCGGAAACCCTCGGCGCCGCGCTCATGGACCAGAGAGCCCTCGTGCGCGACATGGTGACGGAGACGAGGCAGCGCCTGCGCCAGGACGGATGGGCCGTCGCCAAGGAGAGCGACATGGAGAGCGCGCGCGGCCGCAGCGTCAGCGTCAAGATCCGCGTCCACGACGACCTGAG GAAAACGGTTGAtttcctcgacgccgtcatcggACACCCGCAGTTCCGCAACGTCGACTGGGTCACCATCCACCCGCGGACGCGGCACACGCCGTCCACGACGCCCATCTTCGCCGAGGCCCTCGAGATGCTCACGCAGAGGTACGCGGCCACGCTGCCGCTCCTCCTGTCCGGCGACGTGTTCGACCTGTCCGCCCTTCCTATCCGCAGCACGAGGCCCCCGGACCCGGACCCGTCGACGCCTCGCCCGAGCACGACTCACCTGTCGGGCTTCATGTCGGCGCGGGGCCTGCTCGCCAACCCGGCCCTGTTTGCCGGCCACGCCGCGTGCCCGTGGGAGGCCGTCGAGACGCTCATGTGCAGGGTGGCGAGGGCGCCGCTGCCGTTCAAGCTGGCGCTGCATCATGTGCaggagatgacggcgccCGGGATGGGCCCGGACAAGAGGGCCCTGCTGAACAAGAGGGAGAGGGCTGAGCTCAACGCCTGCGGGAGCATGCTTGATTTGGTAGATTTCCTGGATGCAAAGGTGGAGGAGCACACGGGCAGAAAGGGGATGCGCAGGGATTTATGA
- the NUS1 gene encoding Dehydrodolichyl diphosphate synthase complex subunit NUS1 → MPMSARDRAAYRADNASDHKFLSDKERERIIRANLPNPNEIPTVAASKAQSQRRSRLGVRRFLKTQLYALVFAIMHGLFSLYIRIRQAIHIVSYQVSSVLYYHHGTPEYIRRDIIGLGRKPNHLSAILKAEENQRPKADLDRLIEETAELAAWCASAEIPMLSIYEKTGILKKHMPRVYEAVMQKFTFYFAGQHPSLLLTSPHKDAYSSPALAGDKHGHLKLHLISAQDGRESIVDLTRTLAEMSQRGKISPRDISMELVDAELSEGIMPEPDLLILFSPNVELSGYPPWQIRLTEIFCLQDNEGFGYQVFLKALRKFAKAQMRNGK, encoded by the exons ATGCCCATGTCTGCCCGCGACCGCGCGGCCTACAGAGCTGATAATGCGTCGGACCACAAGTTTCTCAGCgacaaggagagggagaggatCATAAGG GCAAATCTTCCCAACCCAAACGAGATTCCCACCGTTGCAGCCTCGAAAGCCCAATCACAGCGTCGGTCACGGCTTGGTGTTCGGCGATTTCTAAAAACTCAGCTCTATGCGCTTGTGTTTGCCATTATGCACGGCCTCTTTTCCCTATACATCCGCATTCGCCAGGCCATCCATATTGTCAGCTACCAAGTCTCTTCCGTATTGTACTACCATCACGGAACCCCGGAATACATTCGACGGGATATAATCGGTCTAGGCCGAAAGCCTAACCATCTGAGCGCCATTCTGAAGGCCGAGGAAAACCAGAGACCTAAAGCTGACCTTGATCGTCTAATTGAGGAGACTGCTGAGCTGGCAGCTTGGTGCGCCAGCGCCGAGATTCCCATGCTCTCCATTTACGAGAAGACAG GCATTCTGAAGAAGCACATGCCCCGAGTTTACGAAGCCGTCATGCAAAAGTTCACCTTCTACTTCGCTGGACAACATCCGAGCCTCTTGCTCACCTCTCCACACAAGGACGCCTACTCATCTCCAGCACTAGCTGGTGACAAACACGGCCACTTGAAGTTGCACCTCATCTCTGCCCAAGACGGTAGGGAGTCCATCGTCGACCTCACTCGGACCTTGGCGGAAATGTCGCAGAGAGGCAAGATTTCGCCACGAGACATCTCTATGGAACTGGTGGATGCAGAACTCTCCGAGGGAATCATGCCTGAGCCAGATCTTCTCATTCTGTTCAGCCCCAACGTGGAGCTGTCTGGCTACCCACCCTGGCAGATTCGTTTGACGGAAATTTTCTGCCTCCAGGATAACGAGGGATTTGGATATCAGGTGTTTTTGAAGGCTCTCCGGAAGTTTGCCAAGGCGCAAATGCGCAACGGCAAATGA